The genomic region CCAAGATAGATGCCAACCCTGCTACCCATACTGAATTCCTCATCCCCAATTAAAGCCAAAAGTCTTCTCTCTGTTTCTTCCACTTAAAAGATTCTAAACTTAAAGTTCTAAAAGAAACATATCATGTCAAGTTTCATTTATAAGCTCAAACGATTGAAAGTGAAAACATACATAACCATTGCCAGGTGCACTCGATGGAATTGATAAGTCTTCATCGCCAGCAGGAGGACCTGGATTGGGCTTCCTTCCTTCTTTCAAAGCTTTCCTTATATCTGCAGCTTTCCAAACTGCATACCTCTGTTTCTGCTCAAGCtgtaaaataaatgaaaaatataaacacaacaataaattttcctttttttttttttgtgatcATAAAGATAGATACCATCTATCTATCAACCATATAATGCATTGATCTTTGATGCTCAAATATTCAAGTTCAGGTTGCACAATCCTTAAACtctttgaagaataaataGGGCTTTCATATGCAATAAGATTTCCTGAAACTCACATCCAGCTGGAGGTCACCAAACTGGTTTAAAATCTCAAAGAAAATGCTTGCTGCATAAAATGTTTTTGCCGTATTCCTGCAACCAAGCACAAGCTTTAAATCAAAAACCTAGAATGGAAAATTTCTCCAATTAATCACATGAATATGAACTTAAAATGCTGTTAAATACCATTAAATATCTTATTCCATTAGctatatcattattattatcaaacatTGATGTCACAGATTAGGTCCAGTACAGTCAAATGATCAAATAAAGGACTACATGCCTTCCTGCTGCCATGCCCCCGCCCCAGGATTCAGATGATAAGTGTCATAACTGAGGTTCCTTAACACTGGAATTATTCAGTCAAATCATATTCACCAAACACATATAATGTggcagaaaaagaaattttcttgTGATATATGAATCAATCATGGAAAACTATAAATTTGATTGTCAACTATCATGTAAAGGCCTAAAACACTTAAATGAAACTCTGCTCAACCCCTTTTTTCCCCAatacaagaaataaaatctttgAAGCATGGCGGATGAGGTGGTATCACATCAGTAAATGGCTAATGTACCATGCATCATTAGCTCAAACCGTTTAGCTTATATATCTTAATAATATATGACCCACAGCTCTCCTAACAGATTAGGCTTTCAAACCAGCTTCTGCAAACAGGAGCCCATGTCCCTCAGGTAAGTCAATCAAAAGGAAAAGCAACTATAATTAAGCCTCAAGTATGCATCAATTCACTATCTATAATAAGGCTAAAATAGACATACAAATCTGCCCGTCCAGCTCGATCTTGCTTGTCTGCCTTTGCGAAAACATTTAATGCAAATCCCTCCACGTGCAAGTTATCTTCAGGCCCCAACTTCAGCGTCTTCTTATCCTGTACAATACCAGGAACCAGGAACCATTatgagaaggaaaagaaaaacaggaTAAACCAATAATTGCCAAaccagaaaaataaaatcaagtaAAACATGAAGCACATTGGGAATAAcaaaaattgtcaaaaatcAAAACAGGCAAACAATCAGTAGCAAAGAAAGTTTAGTTAAATGTAAAAGAGACAGGATATTTAGGTTAATAAAATAGCTCAAAAATCAAAACTCTTGTACATGTATGGGCATTACAGGCAgcaaaaaaacaaagaaaatactttAAGCTGCAAAGCGGATCCCAACAATTGATTTTGCACATTGAAAATAGGCAACCAGGTCAACTTATTCACAACACCCAGCGCCTCAGTACCAGTgcaatcataaatatataaaataaattgaattaggaaaaacaataataacaatgagaaaaaggagaaacctttTCAAGCTGATTCATAAGGGAAACAAGAAGAGAATTAGTGGTTCTGGTTCGCTCGCTTTGTGGAATCTTTAACCCCTTCTCCATCGCATATAATCGACctaataaaaaacaattaagTGATCATTCAGATATTTAGTGATAGAAATAAATAGACCTTTAGGTTTTGCAATTAAAAGGAGAGGGAAAGAGAGTTACAATAATAACCAACTAGAGGTTCGTGTTTTTGCAGTTCATCGGCTCGTTGTAGATACGGCAACAGTAGTTTTGCGGGTTCGTTTTCGCTCCCCATTTCCTTAGGTTTGATCAGGGAGAAACTTCGAGCTTTGAGTTTGATCGGGGAAGGCAATTCTTCGAAACTTGAAGTTGAAATTGCAATGGCTAGCcaataatatgtaaaaacTACGTCGGTTTTCCAGATCAGCTGTCAGCTTTTTAGTCCTTTGCCTTTGATGAAATTGCGGGATTACCCTTGCAAGTTCATCCCAAATAATAAAGGGATTTATACTATTTACCCCCTAAGGTttgacatattaaaatattctcCCCTCCCATTctaaatatatagtaaatgCCCCGATACCATATTAAAATCCCCCTATTTTtaggtatttttgtcaattttataTGGAGAATACATAAATACCCCTAtaagtttttgtttttttattttttttttatttttccaaagATTGAATTCTATGTATAGCTAGTTTcctacaatttttttttattctcgACTTAGAAATACCTACTGTCATTCATTTCCTCCACTACCATCACtcctttatttataattttaaacttCTTATTTCGTTTCATCAGACCACCACTACTTCTATCATATTCcactatatattaataaaattttataaatttttctttaaaaaattcatcaaaataatGTAAGAAAAGCCCTTGAagaaattgcacaaagaaaataacaaaaataatcaaCACCATGAAATTGACCTTAATAGCCTTAGGTCGGTTGTTGAAGAGAACACcatgaaattgatttttttactcttaattgGTTATAGGTTGTTAAAATTACTTGAATTTATTGCTATTTTAAGACTACTTGGTCAATCAAAAAGCTGCAAATAATGCTGCAGAACTACAAAGACGTTGAAGAAGCAAGAGCAAAATTAGAAGCAAGTGGAGAGGAAAAGGATGAGATAGTGGAAGAAGATAGAGAGAGATTCATTTGTAAAGAAGATTGAGAGAGACttatttataatgaaaatattgCATTTGTTTGTAATTTTCAACATGGAAATGTCAtttgtaaagaagaaaaggaaagaggtAAAACAAATATTGATGCTAGTTGTAGAAATTGATTTTCAAGGGcaagtttggtatttttatctaattatggATTAACAGAAAATCTAGCAGAAAGGGACTTCATTAATAATGTCACAAAAGAAAGGAGGCATTTtgatatattcttaaaatgtCAGGAGAGGAATAGTACAATATGCCAAACCTGAGGTTGTCTTcttcaaaaaatttctatacATTTACTTTGTTGTTTATGGGAAGGAGTTtcaaatttattcaaattcttaaaagTTGAATCCTTACATATGAATGCAAGTTATTAGCAAAAGTGGTGTCAACTCAAACATAATTTCCATATGATAATTTATAATGATTTCTAATTTATGGTTTATGTAGTATATTATGGTGAGCTATGACCTGTGAAGCAATTTTTTATGGCTGGGGGCAACCATGACAGACCTTGCAGTTACCATGTTCTTGCACTCCAAAGTGTGCCATAGTTTGTTTGTATGTCACCTGAGGGCAGCAAAACCAcccttaataaaattattgacaAGATTCCAGGGGACAATTTACCAACTGCAAAGGCACCCTTAAATCCATGAGATTACGACCTCAAACCCTTAAATCTTCCTAATGTGAAAATCTAGCCATGAGATACGGTGGTTTCTCAAGTCTTGGTTGATATCCTGCCGGAGGAGTAATAACATCAATGGGGTAAACAATTGAACAGATTGTTGCCTACAAATTGTTGGCAGATGCTAACCCGTGAGGCAGTAAATGAACTAGTGACTACAGTTAGATCTGACTCGAAGAAGTAAAGCACCATAAATTATAACAGCTCCAAATGCCAATAGATCATACAAGgctaaaaaggaaaaagaaaaaaagaagaaaaaaaatacagtTTACTCTCCCAGTTCTCGGTTTTTCGCATCTATATCGCTACAACAAGCTCCTACACAATAGTAATATCAAAAGGGTGTAAACCTACAGAGATCTGTTTTATTTAGTCATGGTGAAGCTGGAACAGTATCAGTACCAGAAATGTGGGATGCAGCATCCTCTTTTGATATGGCTACATAGTTAAGAGGGGCTGCTGGCCTATTAGTACTGTCTCTCCTCCCTTCTTTAGTACTGGACTTGCTGCCGTTTTGATGAGCATTCAAGGATAGTCGTCTGCTGGGAGTGCCATTTGCACCTCCATTTGCACGAGGCCCCACCACCTTTTTTGTACCTACTGATCGAGCAGGGCTGGGCCTTGAACCAAAAATAGCTTCTTGTTCTGTGCTTTGCAGCTCGGTGTACTTCTTTTGATCCTGCAAATCCAAATGTTGAAGCCTCCTTCAGTGATTATATCACTCTTACAACCTTTATACACAAATGAAAGACTGACAAGCCTAAAGTCAACTTAGACCAAAGTGAACTCAAAACAAGCTGGTCCTAAATTCAAGTATGAATCCACAGACATCACTTAATTGAACTCACCCTAAGTCTTCGTTTTTCCTCTTCTCTTTCCTGCCTGAGCATGGCATATTCATCTAGCATTGCCAGGAGAGGGACTCCATCATAAGCAAATTGCAAGCCGCGATCATCCTCCCATGCTCGAGTTTTGGCGACCAAGGTGTCCACCAGTGCTACATGGCCAAAAGAagcaatcaaaataaaaatcataaatgtTTAAACGAACTTATCTATCAAAAATCAAGTCTGATAGATCAGGTGCTCTTAATTTGACAGATACCTGGAATTTTGTTTACCAATACCCGGGCTTTCTCTGCACGCTTGAGATTTAAGTGCGCGCCTCTGCTAGCATTGTACCTGTTTTCATCCTGTTTCAACACATAGCCAACTATTTTAACACCCGAGTCAGCTATTATGCAAAAGAAAAGTTCTACACCCAAATTACATTTATCCCCTGATGAACTACATCTTTTTCATCTGTTTCTTTCCTCATTAATCTAGTAGATTTTAAAGTTCAGTACAGGTAAGCTTTATATTTTACATGGAATTCACAATTGGATATTGTCAAGTAAGATCATCTAAAATTTGGAGGAGAAGAGAGAATCATAGATACCCTATTGTAGTCCTCAAGCCAGCTCTCTTCCTCACATGCTGACATCCATTTCTCAACCTTGTCCAAAATCTCTTTTCTGCTAAGAGCTTCTTCTTTGGCTTTTGATATCTGATTATCCATGTCAGCCAGTAACTCAGCAGGCTCAACACTACCAGAATCGATCAATGCCATGATTTTTTCTCGAGCAGCCTCTGGATCTACTTCTATATGTGCACGGGCATATATTTCTTCAAGTTCTGCTTGCCTTTTCAAAGCAATTTCTTTCATCCTGCTAGCTTTTAGCTGATCAAGCCTTTCCACTTCAACCTCGGCCTTAAAACAAAGGACAATGAAATGAGTAAACTGCTATTACAGTTTATGCAATCTAATATTTCTGTTTAGCTGCAAAATACCTATACCTGTTCAATCAGATCCACCGCAAGAGCACCAGGGACAGTCACTTCATCAACTGAAGCTGATATGTTACAGGTAACATGATCAAACAATTGCCTTTCTTCTTCGGAGGTATCCATCAGATTCCACAGATCAATCAGCTGAA from Ricinus communis isolate WT05 ecotype wild-type chromosome 9, ASM1957865v1, whole genome shotgun sequence harbors:
- the LOC8268126 gene encoding 65-kDa microtubule-associated protein 1; the protein is MAVTEGHNPLLGETTCGTLLQKLQEIWDEVGESDEERDKMLLQIEQECLDVYKKKVEQAAKSRAQLLEALSDAKIELANLLSALGEKSFVGMPEKTSGTIKEQLAAIAPALEQLWKQKEERVKEFSDVQSQIQKICGEIAGSSNVNGTPTVDESDLSLKKLDEYHVQLQELQKEKSDRLQKVLEFVSSVHDLCAVLGMDFLSTVTEVHPSLNDATGVQSKSISNDTLARLAKTVLALKEDKKQRLHKLQELAVQLIDLWNLMDTSEEERQLFDHVTCNISASVDEVTVPGALAVDLIEQAEVEVERLDQLKASRMKEIALKRQAELEEIYARAHIEVDPEAAREKIMALIDSGSVEPAELLADMDNQISKAKEEALSRKEILDKVEKWMSACEEESWLEDYNRDENRYNASRGAHLNLKRAEKARVLVNKIPALVDTLVAKTRAWEDDRGLQFAYDGVPLLAMLDEYAMLRQEREEEKRRLRDQKKYTELQSTEQEAIFGSRPSPARSVGTKKVVGPRANGGANGTPSRRLSLNAHQNGSKSSTKEGRRDSTNRPAAPLNYVAISKEDAASHISGTDTVPASP